From the genome of Athalia rosae chromosome 3, iyAthRosa1.1, whole genome shotgun sequence:
GATGATCGGAGGCACCGCGTTCGCAATGTTCGAAGGTGCCGTTATAGCCATTCTGAGGGAACAAAAAGCGGATTACGGATTACAGAGAATCTACGGTAGCATAGGCGGTATGATATCTTCGCCGCTTTCGGGGATGCTAATCGATTACGTCAGCAGTGGTAAAGAGTACACAGATTTTAGGTGAGTCGTCGTTCGCGATAACCGGCAATTTTGACGATCGTCAAACAGCTAATTTTTGGATAATTTAACCCGACAACTAATCACATTCATTCCATTTGTTTACCACTTCAGACCGGCTTTTTACCTCTACGCTGGTCTCAAGATAATGTCTGGTATCCTCATGCTCTCCATGAGTCTCGAGTTCAAGGCACCGGCCAAAAACGTTGTGAGCGACGTTTTGGGCGTTCTAAAAAACGTAGAACTCGTAGCTCTTTTCATCGCTTGTTTCATTTTAGGTAAGTAATTCGCGAACGTCATTACATGAGTGTGCACATCCGcatgttacttttttttcaatcggatgcaaaaaaagaacgaatacTTCAGCGGTGTAGTGGATGTCGGTGGTATctgttcgttgaatttttttgagttATAATCCTCGGCTGGTCCGCTTTTGTCATAATAATTCACTCGTGCCAATGTCATTCGCGTGATATCCGTGCGTGGAATAGCgatgtcctttttttctttcgagtaTAATATGCATGTACAAATATAGCTACTGCGAAATTACCAAAGTATAAAGGTACTCGATCACGAATCGAAGCGGTCTGTTAAAGTTAGCGAGGTAACTCCGACGATTGACCGCGAACACACATACTGGCAATGACAACGTCACGAGGCAGTGTCAACAATAACCGGATATTACGTAACGATCATATATCGCTTAACTTCCGTCTCGCTTTAACGCACGAACAAATAGTTAAATTATAACATTCGCATTCATCgtgtgtacaaaaaaaaaaaaaaaagaaaaaaaaagaggagaaactCGGTACATACAATTGTAGGTTTTTCCACGGAATTGCCGATGTCTGTTTATCTTTCAGACGATGCACTGATCACTTCTAATtgacgtttgtttgtttgttttttttgttttccaggAACCGCTTGGGGTTACATCGAATCGTTCCTTTTCTGGCTGATCCAAGACTTGGGTGGCTCTAGATCGCTGATGGGCATCACAATAACGGTCGGAGGAATCGCTGGAATCCCGTTACTGGCCATGTCGGGTCcgataatcgaaaaaatcgggcACGCAAACGTGCTTTTTATCGGTTTCATATTCTACGCCGTCCGACTAGTCGGTGAGCAACGACGAACTCCCCTTTTTCATCTACGTGTCGAAACTTCGTCCAAAATTTACCGACTATTCGCATTTACAATCGCTTTTCAGGCTACTCCCTAATTTACAACCCGTGGATGTGTCTCTACTTCGAAGCTCTGGAATCCGTCACATCTAGTTTAAGTTTTACGGCAGCCGTAACATACGCTGCCAAATTATCGACTACGACCACCGACAGTTCGATCCAAGGACTTTTGGGTGGACTTTACTACGGCGTTGGTGAGCAACGAAATTTTAACGTCTGATTCCCCGGCCGTGATATTAAATTCTTAATCCTAATGTTGTGTTCAATTTTAGGCAAGGGATCGGGAAGTCTGATCGGTGGTTATCTGATGAAGAGCGTAGGCACTCGTCCCACGTACCAAATATTGGGTGGAATGTCCTGTATAACAGGAATCGTTTATTTCTTGTTCAACCGACTGTATCTGCGAAAAAGACCGCAGGTCGAGGGTAACGATATCGTTAAAAAGAAGCCGAAAAAGAGGGACGCCGAGGTTGCCGATCAAGGACCGGTCGAATTGACGGAGAAATCGGGTTACaaagagaaggaggaaaagcGGGACGATAAGATTTCTTACGGTTCTGAAAACAAAGCCTTTTCCAACGATGGAACTGATAAGATAAAATCGGAAGTCTCCGATATTCAAACGCAGGACTCCGAGGCGAAAGAAATCGAAGCGATCAAGAACGCCAAGAATCTCGACAGGATAGAGAAAATTGACGAGGTAGAGAATACCGAAGTCAtcggtaaaaacaaaaacgaactCGCGGTTGAAAAAACGGGAACCGACGACACGAGCAACTGTAAAAAGAACCTTCAGAACGGAAGCACGAATCTTGCATACGAAACCGAACAAGACACGGACGCGGGCAAATGTAATGTCACTATCGAAAAGGAGCCCGACGAAAGAAAGTAAGAGATTTTCGATAAGGTGGAACTCTAGACAAATTAATATTgacgaaacaaaagaaaagaaataaataaaatgttgtaCAGTAATTTTTACCTACCAAGTAATGATCGAAAGttatcgatatatatacataacatatCTGAATATGTTTGATTATTTATGTACCTATTTTTAATAGTAAAACTGTTGTAATTtgttatataaatgtatagatTATTGAACATCGTCGATGATTATTACTAGTGATTAAGGTATTTAGGACAGAAACATCTGATAAAGGTGTTGAGACATTCCTTATATACTCCAATTACCGAATAATCACccatgtgaaaaaatttcagtagaTATGTATTGGATTATCGGTCGAAATTGGAACACAGtcactgaaaaatattttagaaaatttgcgtagcaaaaaattgaaactttcAATAAAATCCGAATCAAATCATCGCGTTATTACTTTCCGCGAAAAGTTTCACAAGATTcctaaaaatacaaaaagagTAGAATATCACTAAAATGCCAAGTctctaaaatgaaaaaaaaaaaaaaatcttgaataaGAATTTCTCAGATCTGATTCAGgtgtgaaggaaaaaagaagtcaaAACGTACCCCACTTGACCGATTTTTTATGATTGACGTTCGATTTTGTATCGTGAAATCCATCGCGGTGTTCCAAATTCGAGCGATCAGGTAGTTGTTACACATCGGTTGACAATCATCGGAGATAACAATTGTCAATTATAATCTGATATCGCCTATCccaagaaaagaaatggatcgtaaaaaaaagcTAACAAATATTTCCGACTCGTCGATTTATAATTTAGCGCCAACCCTGATTATGTGAATTAGTCAAAATCAATCAGTTACCGAGGTCAAATCAATTAGGTCATaactataaattacaaagaaaAAGGTTCCTATGAAAGCAAAACGTAATGCTGAAGTCCGATTGGATtacgatgtttttttctaacatggagaaaaaaagaattgcagTACACATATTTCTGAAACTGTATCAGAACCTACCGTGggttattgaataaatagtgATATTACAGTGCAGGTAACAATGCGATACGCATTTAGATTTTAGTTAGTATCATCCGAAGTTCAAACAACATTTAGATAATACGATATAGTTTTCTTTTGTTAGTaaaatccgaaaaataaaataaaaacgtgaaATCTAGAATACCGATAAGTATAAGACGTATTATTAAGATTtgcattataatattataatcgtaGGGAGtatggaggagacggaatcaccTGATCTGAGCaaatgatgacgacgacgacgatttttatGAATTCATTGAAAACTTTCGATCGCAGCTTGCGTCTTGTCTACCTCAAGACCTGTAGATTATATTATCAGTATTTTAAAGCTGACCCAATTGTTGTACGCAGTTGTTAATCAGCGATTGTTaactaataaaaataattacgaaaaTCGCCTTAGTCGTAACTCTgatattttcctcatttttttttttttttttttttttttacgatcctcACCCGAATAGTTCGAATGCGAACTGACCAAATTCCGATCGTATCGAAAGGATTTACAACAGAAAAGAGCTAAAATGTCGAACGACTCTATCGATACTCTGGTAATCTAGATCCATACATACTTGATCGTCTGGAGAAACGTCAGCGTAACGGTCTGTTACAGTTTGTAGAACGAATTAGAACAATTTCGTAGAGAATCTTTGCGGTAATATTTAGCGCCTATAACGTCAGAGGCAGAGAATCTTTTGACATTACAATTGTTATCGAAATCCACGTCCGCCGGAAATTGTTTCGAGCAATTTTATATCGGTGCTCGATCGAACTCGAGTACCTAGAAATTGCGAAATGTAAAAATCgatcggctttttttttttttgctacagACGAAAGACTGTAACGACGTCGAGAAATCCAAGTTCGACAAATGGCTTCGAATCTCCGAGTCTTCAATTTCGTAAATTGAGTAAATTATTGTCAATTTATATTTGCTCCGGCTTCGCGAGAGGGTTGGAGATGACGTCCTTCCCGAAGCTCCGTAGTAACGTTACGACAATAATATTACCACTGGTTGCTGAAAGTTACAGTTACGAGTCTATATATAGGAGAAGAAGCTGGTGGTCTGGTCATTTAGATGAAAGCCCGTAGAGATGAGGTTCCAGCTTCTCATTTTGACCCTCTCAACTGGACTTGTGGCACCTGCTAGTTTACCGGAAATTACGGGTTACGCAAAAGTGACTAAGAATGGCGAAGAAGCCGACAAAAGTCACGGCGGACCACTCAGCTGGATCATGAGGTATGTGCATTACAATTTGAAGATTTTCAAGTTTCCAATATCACTTGTTCTCAAGGACCTTCAACCCCAACGCAACGAAAGTACCGGAAGTTATCGAGGGAAGAAGCGGTTCGGACATCAGCATAACGGTTTCACCTGTCTACGTTCCTCCGAAAATTCCGGAACTCCACAAAGGCGAAGCGGTCGATTATCCGACGACCAAAAGGTGAGCCATTCGGCCGAATCCTTCGATCTCGACCGGGGATCAATACATATCTCTATCGATTACCTCTTTTCCCCCCAGATATTCGACGCTCGACGAAGAAATGATCGCTCATTTAGACGCCAAGGCTGCGGGTAGATCGAGACCGGCCCAAGACAGATTTCACCCTCCAGCGTCCTTCCAGCACGACGTAGCTCACGCGAACGCAGCTAGATTGCAGCAAATGGCGGGAGGCGGTAGCAGCAGCGGGGGCGGCAGTTCCTCCCCATCTTCGTCCGCTCCTGCGGGATCTGCTTCAAATTCGTTCGGTCCAAGTGCGGGATATTCTTCACCGGTTTTCCCAGGAAGCTACGACTACAAACCACCGAGTTTCGTCGACGTCAAACCATCCGCCGTGATACCGTCCTCCGTGGAGAGTTTTTCAGCGCCCGATTCATTTCCAAAGGTAATTGAGGAAAGCGGGAGAAAATCGATGAGAATTAACCGAGTAGTTTGTCATTGGCtcacgtcatttttttctatcccacAGAGTCCCAGTTCTTACGATTCGTTCGGGCCATCGCCGGGGTCTTACGGCCCCCCGGCGGATTATCCTGATCCGGAGTCGCACGACCACGACCACGATCACGATACCGAAATCACCAAGGAGCTTCACAGTTCGAACTACGGATCTGGACCAATTTATGGTGGCTCGGTACCTCCGAAGCCTGTAGAATATGCCGGTCACTTCGACCGTCCATCTTTCGTAGACGATCCTTACATCCACGATCACGATCACGATCACGACTACCACCATGATATCATTTACGATCATTTACCCGACGATCACACGACACCTCCTCCGGAAATGATGGACCAACGACTGAGCAAACGACCTTACTCGTACTACTACATCGGAAAGAAATTGTGGTACATTCCACTTTACTTCAGTATATATTTCATCATCTACATCGCGGCGTTGATTCTGAAGAGCATTGCCAGGCACAAGATAAATTTTCCGTCGACCCTCGCTGCTGCCGCAGCTGGAAACAGCAGGAGCGTCAAATCGAATGAAGGTCCCGGGTGGCTCGATATGACCGTCAAAGTTCTGGAAGGCATCGAGACCGCAAGAAAGGCTTTCGGGAAGAAttgatgaagttttttttttttctcacgaccGACGATGTACCGAGGATTGAATTTGTTATCTTCGTACGGTCTAACGACAACACGAGAGGATAATAGATCAGGTTATTAGCGAATATCATCTCTTATTTTCCACTCCGAAAAGCCTTTTTGCGACCAATTCTTGGCTTGAAGAATTCTTCGCGATTCGGCTAAGTCGAGTAACATaaatgtaatatatttatacgtatgtggccatattttttgtacagAATAAGTCTAGGtatgtgttgaaaaaaaagtatatatttatagatgaAAAATCTAATCATCTTtgtatcatatatgtatatgtatcgaaataaaattatttacatagCGGTATTCCGATCAGCATCTTTTTCATTGtcgtttatatatacatatatgtatgcgtacagcaggtgaaaaaattgaacaaaaataaaaataaaattatcaaccgTCATTaaggaatcgaaaaattggattATGGATTGCCTAATTCGTGACCCAATTTCGTTAAGGTCTGTTACCCAAAGATATTGATATacgtgaattttaattttcgaaataaccgCGCTGTTATTTGGACAAcgtacgatgacgatgatgcgGATGACTGAGTACTCAGAGATGATGCTGTACGTATAACAGAACACGCGTCGTTGACGATTTGACGTCTGTTAAGAGTTCAGAGTCTTGCTGCTGGTGATTATCACCCTTGTTTAGAGTATTATTTCAACGGGACTTGGTTCAGATCGCTAATCGCCTGTTCTAACGTactctttttcaaatatggAACACCTAACTGGTGGTAGCGCGAATCGATACGaagcattttatttatttactacaCCTCGGACGATCGCGGATGGCACAGAACCGATTGATAATTCGTTCGAcaaacttttcgaaatttaccATAGATTCCAAAGGCAATAAAAATCAGTCGCGATAATCTCGCGAAATACAAAGTGACAAGCGATACATCGCATCGCCGCAGTTCAATCTGTCGAGggtctaaatttttttttgacatttttcacACGGAAAGaagttaaaaaatgaaaacatgcGGTGCTCTGTATGAATTATAAATCGTATGTGGGATCTGTTAAAACTTTAGTAACTGGACAATTGggtcggaataaaaaaagaacggaggcTCCTGCAGCAGTGAAAAGTATACGGTGGCTATGTTTAAACAGCGGAAAGTTTTAAAACGCAGTCTGGAATGTTTGAATGGAAACGAATTGAGCCAACAAAAATTTAGAGCAGTAGCAGTTCCCATAATGATGtttgattttctcatttcatccTTAGCCCGATAAAGCGATCTTCGGGCCGAAAAcggagggggaaaaatagtATGTCATTAAATAGAATTCcaaattcgaagatttttaCGATTCGGTTTTCTCTCTCATCGAGGACTCGCTGTCAGAGTatgaaccaaagaaaaaaccgatcgtaagaaaaaatacaGCTCGACGGTGCATTTGACGCATTTCTGTCAAAGATGaagcgatttttcttctcttttttatctcgtccAAGTCGCAACGATGACCACGAAATTGTTAATTGATCTTTTCCTGCGCTActgatgatttgaaattttttttcttaacgtGCATATCGGTCAATTATATCTACGAAAGGCGCGCATATAAGTCGGTAGGACTCGTTGAATTTGTAACAATTAGGATATTTAACACCAATTGGTTGTTTACCTAACGTTTCTTGTGATACAGTTACCGAAGGAGCGCGTAGAGCACGAAAAACGAGGCAAAGAGCGTCTTCTGCACCCTCGCCCACTGGGATGCTCAGTTCGATTTCAGATTTTCCCTAGAACACGTCCTTTCCGTTTCAAAATTAGTCCGCGTTATCCGCGGATTTAACagctgtgataaaaaaaaaagaaaagaaaataacgaacggtcgtaagaataagaagaaaagtcAATTGAATGTTATGCGGATATCGAAATACGAAGAAAGTTAAAATGCTTCATAACTAAAAAAACTTCTACTTCGATTTATCTCGTTCGAGTGCTTcggatgctttttttttcacattataatttgtaaaagcAAATACCAAGCTTGGAAGTGctcggaaaaataaatcaaatattttgtcgtattgaaaaacaaacaagtttTATCTAGGTGAGTAAGTTTCGAAACCATTATTCAACTTTTTCCAGAGAGATATACAGATATTTCCTCTTCGTACCATtcgataatttaaaaaattgattcgttggtgtttcattgttatttttatctttacattttttcttcaccgtcAAGTCAAAATGAGAGCGAAAATTCTGCACGAGTCTCTGCTCATCCTGATATTAGCATACCCTCTGATAACGTCGAGTGCGCCTACTACGGAAACGGAAATGGAATCGGTAACGGGAACGAgggaacaagaagaagaagaaagtctAAGAACGACGACGGAAGTTAACTCAGCGGTCGCTACGACTGCCCAGTACTTCCGGTACGGTTGAGATCATTTATTCAACATTCGAATGACACAATGTCCGTGTACCACGGTTCAATTCGTGAAACCGTAATCTGAGCTTCGTTAATATATTCCCGATTCGATTGTTCGTATTTCGAGTTTCACGTAGCAACGATAATCTCTTGCATAAATTACAGACAATCCCGAAGGTACCGACCCGGGGGTTACGAGAGAGGAGGTCACGATCACGACGACTACGATGACGTCCCCGACGTCCATCATGACGACATGCACGACCAGGACGATTCCAAGAACATGGTTGAAGAGGGAAAAGGCGATTACTTGGGTGGATATTATGACTTTCTGATAAACGAAGGGAGCTACAAATTCTGGGCTGTCTTTCAGGTACGTTCCccattgaaattaaaaaagaaacttggCATTTCGGATGtctttcgttttcgaaatcttcagatctgattatttttttttcttttctttttcttttcgtttattcaGCTCGGGACGGCAGCTTTATTGATATACAGTGGTTTCGCCGCCGTTTACTTCGCCAAAGTAAATCCACCTGCTTCCGACGATTACgaggattattttttccgaCGGCGTCGATCGGTGCAACCCCCTCAAGAGAGAACATTTTTGGGTTTAACTCCGGAAGCATTTCAGAGGATACTGGACGCCGTTGCAAGGGAATTTCACTGACGACCTGTCGGTAGCGCGATTATCATtctattatttaattattttttctttaaattattttagtcaACGAAGCGGTAATAAacagaggagaaagagagaagaatattttcgaagCGATCGTAAAGATGCGCtatgattttcaaataattgaaattgctCACGCAGTCAGGATTGAATTGTCTTCGAAGTTGAGGCGTATATATAGGGTATTTAGGTATATCTGTACAATGTACGAAGACCGTGATGTGTgcaggaaatttttccgattcgcGATATCGTGTGTCCACAATATCACGTCTGGTTCTAATTATCAGCAAGACGAATCGTAAATATTTCTTCTTATGAACTAATTAGGAACGATCTTGCATCCTTATACCTGTCGTGCAAGGTAGTTTTtactttgaatgaataaaatcacCATTGTTATATCGTATAATCTATGGTACCACAACGTATatgagaaatcgaaaaattacgataccatcttataaatatgtactcgtcctttttttttctggcgtACGTATAGAATTATAAGTATCGCGTAACCATTATATGCGTATAGTACACGCATTTTTGTTACGCCTTTGATGATGATGTATATACattaattacaatattatacattatatcggGTGTGCCGAAAATACAGACAATAAAATTACCGAatcttcctatttttttcaaatcgctgATCGCGCACTATGTGCATCCGATCGGACTTCAGTTATTGTCGGTtattctgcaatttttccgtttgcatgttttcaggaattttcgaaatccgctAACCAAATTGATCGATTCCATATACCGTGATTGATAATCACGGTTCACGTTGCtaaaattcaacaataaaattaCCTTAGAAAAGACGGAGACCGCCGATCTTTGATCGCTGTTACGCAGGTACGAACCACCTCAAGACTATCTTTTGTCGAGCTACCAGTGCCACTGCCTCGGCTCATGCGGCGCCATCTAACGCAATcggttaatatttttttgtgcATTCGAAGAACGTTAATTAACAATGtccgaacgacgaaaaatttcgaatttgaatttctacTTACTCACAGTCAAAATCTTGCTGGCTATCTCGCAATTGCCTCACAATATGACAATGACATCTGTAGAACGATGAATTTTAACTATTCAGTATCTGTAGCACGATATTTGAACAAGAAATCTGTGAATAAGTGGGATAAGAAAACTCCTAGACCGTCCAGAGAGAAATGACGATCGCCCGATCGTTGCTTGGCTCCCGCGTCAAAGCTGCGACCAATCGGCGAACTAGGCGTTCGGCGGCCGCATTTGAATGCGAAGAAATTGTTCGAaccagattgaaaaaattctaaaaacgaTAATAAAACCCAAAATATGCCTTCATCCTTCCACTGAATAGATCAGAAATAAAATCACGCATCTAACCTGGGaagtaattgatttttcatctgtAAAAgacaaaatgaacaaaaagtaaattgagtattaattttttctggtCAATTTCAAAGAGCTGAATTCGATCCtacgtaataatattttatttcgatgtcGGTTGATTTTCCATTCAATTATATAGCCGAACTTGTGCCGCATCGGCTTTTCTATCACGTCGTTAGATATCGATtcccttttgctttttttgtttaacttttttttaatttttttttgtttttttttttactgcatGTGCAGTTCGTTATTTCTCAACGTCACCCGGTTCGATCGGGTAGGTATACTTGGAATTGGTCAAGTATAGCTATGTGTACATTAAAAGGAACCGCTAAATATTCAGCGGATTAAAGggcaataaaaaatatatgtattgaAAAATGCCGCCCGATAAATCTACCGGAGCTGAAGGGTCGCTCGATGCAATATTATAGGTGCATATGTATGCTGCCGCAGTTGATCACATGAACTTATGCAGACTCGaataacatatacatatacatatacatataatttatagGTAATGTGTATACGCGCATGTAGGATTGTAGGTATCGAAATGCTATAGGTACAGGTTTATAATATACGAAGAGTATAACAACACATGTAAGTAGACGCGGCTCATTTTCGAAGCCCTCGAAGGCAAATTTTCTCGTCCGAGTCCGAGACGGGGTATACGGACCGTTCGTGTAAAGCAAATTcgctgaaataaaatcagaggAAATTAGCGGCGGCAATCGGAGAGAATCGCAAGCGGATATGACGATCGGTTGTGTACGAGATCGTCAAGAAAAAATCAGACGCGGCGCTACAAGGGAGCGAAAGAAAACGACCGAGTAGAATCGCGAGGAGGATACATTTCGCCGGAGTAATTTCGTCCCTTATCCTcttttataaatttcatacACCTTCGTTTATGCTTGACTCGATCGGTCCCGTGGCGAGAAATGCGCCTGGAGGACCCAGACCTGCGTTTCGAACGGTTCGGTTGTGAAGGAGAATCGGGTGTTCTATAGAGAATACTCGGtgcgctgccgctgccgttgctgcgtGCCgaacgatttaaaaaaataaaaataggtatatattctCAGAGATAAGCGCTAAGTATAGGGTTCGCGCGGATGCACCGCGACGATCGGGATCAACTGCGTCGTCTGCACGCGGTCTACTACATGACGCGAAAGGACCGCCCGAGGCTACCCCAATAACGTTCGATACGAACGGGAGGCGCGAGATACcggggaaaaatttcaacttcgaATACGTCAGAAGCTacgtgaatttcaattttttgacaaACGACTCACGCAAAGTCTACCGCGACGCGATAGTCGTCCTTTGTAATTCTTCTCTATCGATagaccttgaaaattgaaaacgtgGTATATGCGCCAGGAAGGCGGCGACATACGTGTAAAAAAGAGTAAACGTTATCTCGATTTTATCAAcacggaaaaagaaatggcgatgaaattttccttcTCATCGTATTTTTCTGATTCGATATTTTGACAGACGGGATTACATTTACGGTAGCGGGATGCCGCGGTACCCGCGGAGAATCGTCGCAAGTCTAAAGAGAGGTTGACGCGAGGTAGGAAAGGGTTGGTAAAAGTTGTCCGGGTGATTATGACGGGAAAAACGTTGATGGAATGTCGAGGGAATTTGGTCGCATTCCTTCCCCTTGGAGAGCGGCAACTCTTGCCGGACGATTTAGACGCGGTTTTGAGTGGTTTGTAACCCTACACGTGCGCGCGTGTACGTTTGTATTGTATAGGAACCGTACGGCAAAATGAAGGACGTAAAGCCACGGCGAGGATTTTGATATCACGGATCGGACGAAGGGGATCCCGAGAGCCGATGAAAAACATTGAGAAATACCTAAAGTCATGCGTGCAGTGATATACTCGAGGCAAAATTAGGTATAGTGAGTGAAATCTATATAATACCGCGAAGCAAATCCTACGGAGTTGAGATGGCATCGGGTAGGACGCGAATGCAGCATCCAAATCAGATATGAACTCCGAGCGCTCGACAAATGCCAGTTTTTTGTCTCTCGATCCACTGCCGCCTCGCCCATTATATACGTTTTGTTTCCAACCTATTTAAGTGATCGTTGATTGTCATTTGTTCGATCTTCGACGTAACATTTTTTGCCATATATTCATCCGCCATTTACGGAGATCGATATTATATTCCGGCTCTAACTCatttcttacatttttttttctttcttttcttttgaaaaactcACTTCCACGCATTTCGCCGTGCTACAAATGATCGGGTTCAAGAACTAGAATGCATTTTCACTTTCGGCATTGAAGCGAATTGAAatgattttggtttttggtgGAGCGAAGGACttcgatcgacgaaaatgaatccgaaaaaaagttcaatctGAATGCGATAAATTCAAAACTGCAATGAAAGAACGTATATAGTAcagacaaaaaatagaaaagaaaaattgaatacctAAAAAATAAAGCACATCATAATCACTCTGCAAAATATACGTGGGAGAAACGGTATATTACACAGCCGTATAATCTATATAAATACAAAGGTATATATTActcatgtataaatatatatattgaatacgtatattacatgtGTCTGTTGAACGTGATAATAACGCGAATTGTAGGCatgcgagagaaaagagaatcgcGTAGATTTTCCAGAGTTACAGTCCGAATGTGAGAACAAAACGTATCTGCGAGTTGCACAGAACCAGcggatttaatttcattctcttcatCCTGCTCGTGATCTCATAAAATTATATGTAATAATGATATCAAGTATTTGAATCACTCAAGTATGTGTACCTACGCGGTTAACGATAATACCAGGTAAGATCTTAtggggaattttttcaccgactaAAGTGAACGATTTgttgttgtgtttttttttttttttttttttcctgtaatGATACTCCTCGCGAGATTCGTCATTCGGTCATCCTTTATAGAGGCAATAATTTCGAGACTTTGACCCGACATAATTACGTAGCTGTTACGGTgtcgaaaatgaataattacacGTAAAATATACAGCGCAAGTGTTGTTGAGCTGCCCCTCAATTTAATCGGATTGGTTTCgcggcgtacacgtataatatgtggaataacgaaacgaaatagCTGATAAAATTAAGCGGTGAATTTCAAAGGTACGACGGATCGAAGATTCCGTACGAAAATTCCCAT
Proteins encoded in this window:
- the LOC105691281 gene encoding uncharacterized protein LOC105691281, which encodes MTIIKSFFRRIIKDFQHKELLPLKLLFFVQSSTLFVLYPYLTIHMRELGINVEETAIMSAVTPVVAIVMPPLAGMVADRIGNFKILLCVFSSLGGAAALLLLLVPVGRVTVKFPERVVMDLGCPGANGDLVYTMSQANPCETQLVPEINTNMESCGYICHADLHNNTEVEAILAARAYTVRHFDLATGSNVSFKYTISKSELPQANKAKEDVRERRLLANNEFYKTSIRQLSKSTYFFPTSKLYEFSCTESNATLNQTNCAFGEFGVTTNSSNDNINHRGYKSKLKLLNATNIDILEAKRQYISEAISWTGNYGFQKLKCANPDRKEQKIALTVPLINYTNGVDVYKSLYMEGCSKRCVVTAARKDICSNTETVIEYNIKLTFWLYLVIRVFIGMIGGTAFAMFEGAVIAILREQKADYGLQRIYGSIGGMISSPLSGMLIDYVSSGKEYTDFRPAFYLYAGLKIMSGILMLSMSLEFKAPAKNVVSDVLGVLKNVELVALFIACFILGTAWGYIESFLFWLIQDLGGSRSLMGITITVGGIAGIPLLAMSGPIIEKIGHANVLFIGFIFYAVRLVGYSLIYNPWMCLYFEALESVTSSLSFTAAVTYAAKLSTTTTDSSIQGLLGGLYYGVGKGSGSLIGGYLMKSVGTRPTYQILGGMSCITGIVYFLFNRLYLRKRPQVEGNDIVKKKPKKRDAEVADQGPVELTEKSGYKEKEEKRDDKISYGSENKAFSNDGTDKIKSEVSDIQTQDSEAKEIEAIKNAKNLDRIEKIDEVENTEVIGKNKNELAVEKTGTDDTSNCKKNLQNGSTNLAYETEQDTDAGKCNVTIEKEPDERK
- the LOC125500182 gene encoding uncharacterized protein LOC125500182; its protein translation is MRFQLLILTLSTGLVAPASLPEITGYAKVTKNGEEADKSHGGPLSWIMRTFNPNATKVPEVIEGRSGSDISITVSPVYVPPKIPELHKGEAVDYPTTKRYSTLDEEMIAHLDAKAAGRSRPAQDRFHPPASFQHDVAHANAARLQQMAGGGSSSGGGSSSPSSSAPAGSASNSFGPSAGYSSPVFPGSYDYKPPSFVDVKPSAVIPSSVESFSAPDSFPKSPSSYDSFGPSPGSYGPPADYPDPESHDHDHDHDTEITKELHSSNYGSGPIYGGSVPPKPVEYAGHFDRPSFVDDPYIHDHDHDHDYHHDIIYDHLPDDHTTPPPEMMDQRLSKRPYSYYYIGKKLWYIPLYFSIYFIIYIAALILKSIARHKINFPSTLAAAAAGNSRSVKSNEGPGWLDMTVKVLEGIETARKAFGKN
- the LOC125500390 gene encoding uncharacterized protein LOC125500390, which translates into the protein MRAKILHESLLILILAYPLITSSAPTTETEMESVTGTREQEEEESLRTTTEVNSAVATTAQYFRQSRRYRPGGYERGGHDHDDYDDVPDVHHDDMHDQDDSKNMVEEGKGDYLGGYYDFLINEGSYKFWAVFQLGTAALLIYSGFAAVYFAKVNPPASDDYEDYFFRRRRSVQPPQERTFLGLTPEAFQRILDAVAREFH